A window of Mucilaginibacter paludis DSM 18603 contains these coding sequences:
- a CDS encoding family 78 glycoside hydrolase catalytic domain, translating into MKLKAILLMPLVLMAMATLAQGRLVPVNLKCELLVNPCGIDVTKPNLSYNLISTNDADKNLHQTAYQVWVSADADFKEGGDLWDSKKVATARMAFIAYGGKQLKSAKKYWWKVRVWDGKGEVSGWSKPGMWIMGLLNPADWDAKWISAKGAEKYAHKYKSARNDFNLGQDFAEFRANKPAITDPNFSSMMVRKTFQVKSALRHATIYISGLGQYQLTVNGKKVGDQILSSGLTDYHKTILYDTYDITKQLQTGSNAVGVMLGNGIYNIMPDSVRYVKFLSSFGPLKMIATLKLEYTDGSTQTIGSNQSWQVSPGPVTYSNFYGGEDYDARLEPQDWNTATFKKSAGWADAIACPSPGGAVKGLSCAAPPIKAIENLTPVKVVKLKPDLLVYDLGQNASIMPEISVKGTRGAFIRIIPSELLKPDGTVDRSSVCQGEVMPAWWQYTLKSELSENWFPKFFYQGGRYLQVELHPAPGETKLPVIEMLKGVVVHSSSTPVGDFSCSNQLFNRIYTLVRWAQRSNMMSIMTDCPAREKQGWLEELHLNGPALRYNFDMASLIRKAMSDMADAQLDNGLVPNIAPEFFHAGADINNGFRNSPEWGSSFIIVPWQQYLYSGDLSLMRDYFPQMKRYVAFLEATSKNNIVYTGLGDWYDIGPKPAWGSQLTPVSFTATAIYFYDNQIMAKMAALLGLKADAEMYMQKAENIRQAFNKEFYKQASNSYATGSNTTYAMPLYLNIADPGNRDALVKNLVADIHQQGNSFNSGEIGYRYLLGALAEAGSSDVIYDMNNQSDRPGYGYQLKMGATALTEKWDAGAGSSGSQNHFMSGEINEWFYNDLLGISPDETGAGFTKFNIKPAFLKTLNWVKGSYKSISGDIKCEWKRENGQLSVSVTVPVNTTATLFLPSDASRKINIGNENKGVKVIEQGATVLKLLLGSGNYHFTVAEK; encoded by the coding sequence ATGAAGTTAAAAGCTATACTACTTATGCCATTGGTTTTAATGGCAATGGCGACACTTGCGCAAGGCCGGTTGGTGCCTGTTAATTTAAAATGCGAGTTATTGGTAAACCCTTGCGGCATTGATGTTACTAAGCCCAACCTAAGCTATAATTTAATTAGCACAAATGATGCAGATAAAAATCTGCACCAAACAGCTTACCAGGTATGGGTGTCTGCCGATGCCGATTTCAAAGAAGGTGGCGACCTATGGGATTCAAAAAAAGTGGCTACTGCGAGGATGGCCTTCATCGCCTATGGGGGGAAACAGTTAAAGTCAGCAAAGAAATACTGGTGGAAAGTGCGCGTTTGGGATGGCAAAGGTGAAGTTTCCGGGTGGAGCAAACCAGGCATGTGGATAATGGGCTTATTAAATCCGGCAGATTGGGATGCCAAATGGATATCGGCAAAAGGCGCGGAAAAATATGCGCATAAATATAAATCTGCCCGGAATGATTTTAATTTAGGACAAGATTTTGCTGAGTTTCGTGCGAATAAACCAGCAATTACCGACCCGAATTTTTCGTCGATGATGGTGCGCAAAACATTTCAGGTTAAGTCGGCATTACGCCATGCTACAATTTATATCAGTGGCTTAGGGCAATATCAACTTACGGTAAATGGCAAAAAAGTGGGTGATCAAATACTGTCATCTGGATTAACTGATTATCATAAAACCATTTTATATGATACTTACGACATCACAAAACAGCTTCAAACGGGGTCAAATGCAGTAGGCGTCATGCTTGGCAACGGCATTTATAACATCATGCCCGATTCGGTTAGGTACGTTAAATTCCTCAGTTCATTTGGCCCACTGAAAATGATTGCCACGCTTAAACTTGAGTATACAGATGGCTCAACCCAAACCATCGGCAGCAACCAATCATGGCAAGTTTCTCCGGGGCCTGTAACCTACTCCAATTTTTACGGTGGCGAAGACTATGATGCGCGTTTGGAACCGCAAGACTGGAATACGGCGACGTTTAAAAAAAGTGCCGGTTGGGCTGATGCCATTGCGTGTCCTTCTCCGGGCGGAGCAGTAAAAGGACTATCCTGCGCGGCGCCCCCTATTAAGGCTATTGAAAATTTAACACCAGTAAAAGTAGTGAAGCTTAAACCCGACCTTTTGGTGTATGATTTGGGGCAGAATGCGTCTATCATGCCCGAAATTTCGGTAAAGGGTACAAGGGGGGCTTTTATCAGGATTATACCATCCGAACTTTTAAAGCCCGATGGAACGGTTGACCGGAGTTCGGTATGCCAGGGTGAGGTGATGCCGGCCTGGTGGCAATACACTTTAAAGTCGGAGCTTAGCGAGAACTGGTTTCCGAAGTTCTTTTACCAGGGCGGGCGTTACCTGCAAGTAGAACTGCATCCCGCGCCCGGCGAAACCAAATTGCCTGTTATAGAAATGTTAAAAGGCGTTGTTGTGCATTCTTCATCAACACCCGTTGGCGATTTTTCTTGCTCTAACCAACTATTTAACCGTATTTATACTTTGGTAAGGTGGGCGCAACGCAGCAATATGATGAGCATCATGACGGATTGCCCGGCCCGCGAAAAACAGGGCTGGCTGGAAGAATTGCACTTAAATGGCCCAGCCCTCAGGTACAATTTCGATATGGCATCGTTGATAAGGAAAGCGATGAGTGATATGGCTGACGCTCAGTTGGATAACGGCCTGGTGCCCAATATAGCCCCGGAGTTTTTTCACGCCGGTGCAGATATCAATAATGGTTTCCGTAATTCGCCGGAGTGGGGGAGTTCGTTCATCATCGTACCCTGGCAGCAATATCTTTACTCGGGCGATCTGTCTTTAATGAGGGATTATTTTCCTCAAATGAAACGGTATGTAGCCTTTCTGGAAGCCACATCAAAAAATAACATTGTATACACCGGTCTTGGAGATTGGTACGATATAGGGCCTAAACCGGCATGGGGCTCCCAGCTAACGCCGGTAAGTTTTACCGCTACGGCAATTTATTTTTATGATAACCAGATTATGGCAAAAATGGCTGCTCTTTTGGGGTTAAAAGCAGATGCCGAAATGTACATGCAGAAAGCGGAAAACATCAGGCAGGCCTTCAATAAAGAATTTTATAAACAGGCGTCCAATAGCTATGCAACGGGTTCTAACACAACTTATGCCATGCCTCTGTACCTTAATATTGCCGATCCCGGCAACCGTGATGCCCTGGTGAAAAACCTGGTTGCTGATATTCATCAACAGGGTAATTCATTTAATTCGGGCGAGATTGGGTACCGGTATCTTTTGGGGGCATTAGCGGAAGCCGGAAGTTCTGATGTGATCTATGATATGAACAATCAGTCCGACAGGCCGGGTTATGGTTACCAGTTAAAAATGGGAGCTACTGCATTAACCGAAAAATGGGATGCGGGGGCGGGCAGTTCAGGCTCGCAAAATCATTTCATGTCCGGCGAGATCAACGAATGGTTTTACAATGACCTGCTTGGGATCAGCCCGGACGAAACAGGTGCGGGCTTCACCAAATTTAATATCAAGCCTGCTTTTCTGAAAACGTTGAACTGGGTAAAAGGCTCCTATAAATCAATTAGCGGTGATATTAAATGCGAGTGGAAGCGTGAAAACGGCCAACTGAGCGTTAGCGTTACTGTTCCTGTAAATACAACGGCTACACTGTTTTTGCCATCAGATGCATCTCGAAAAATAAATATTGGGAACGAGAACAAGGGCGTTAAAGTGATTGAACAAGGAGCAACAGTTTTAAAATTATTGCTTGGTTCTGGAAATTATCATTTTACAGTTGCTGAAAAATAA
- a CDS encoding DEAD/DEAH box helicase: protein MIKKALENLNIAALNEMQHAALNVPQHADMVLLSPTGSGKTLGFLLPVLSLLDSGKAGVQVLVLVPSRELALQIEKVFKAMGTGFKVNCCYGGHATRIEKNSLSQPPAVLIGTPGRLAYHIRNESFDASTVHTLILDEFDKALEFGFQEDMAYIIRGLTGVKKRILTSATKMDEIPAFTAVKHAVELNYLKDLVTKPDLKIKAVIADAEDKLSALFALICKIGDKATLVFCNHREAVDRISELLSYMGLSHGVFHGGMEQEDREHALLKFRNGSNRLLITTDLASRGLDIPEIECVIHYQLPHNEEAFTHRNGRTARMHAKGTAYLLLTEEENLPYLQQKPEVETLPEKNIIPKPTPWATLYIAAGKKDKVNKVDIVGLLLQKGGLQKDELGLIEVRDHESYAAVKRNRIEQAVALIRNEKIKNKKVKIEVSK, encoded by the coding sequence ATGATCAAAAAAGCTCTCGAAAATCTGAATATTGCTGCGCTGAATGAAATGCAGCACGCTGCCCTGAATGTGCCTCAACATGCCGATATGGTTTTGTTATCGCCCACAGGCTCGGGCAAAACATTGGGCTTTTTACTGCCCGTGTTAAGTTTGCTGGATAGCGGGAAGGCGGGAGTACAGGTTTTGGTTTTGGTACCCTCGCGCGAGTTGGCCTTGCAGATTGAAAAGGTTTTTAAAGCGATGGGCACCGGTTTTAAAGTAAACTGCTGTTATGGCGGACATGCTACACGGATTGAAAAAAATAGTTTATCGCAGCCTCCTGCCGTTTTAATAGGCACACCCGGGCGACTGGCTTATCATATCCGCAACGAAAGTTTTGATGCATCAACGGTACATACCTTAATTTTAGATGAGTTTGATAAGGCCCTGGAATTTGGTTTTCAGGAAGATATGGCTTACATCATCCGCGGATTAACAGGCGTTAAAAAACGAATACTGACATCGGCCACCAAAATGGACGAGATTCCTGCCTTTACTGCCGTTAAACATGCTGTTGAGTTGAACTACCTGAAGGACTTAGTAACTAAGCCCGACCTGAAAATTAAAGCCGTAATTGCCGATGCTGAAGATAAGTTAAGCGCACTGTTTGCATTGATTTGCAAGATAGGGGATAAGGCCACGCTGGTTTTTTGTAACCACCGTGAAGCTGTTGACCGTATTAGCGAGTTGCTGAGTTATATGGGGCTGAGCCACGGCGTTTTTCATGGTGGTATGGAGCAGGAAGACAGGGAACATGCTTTACTGAAATTTAGAAATGGGAGTAACCGTTTGCTGATCACGACCGACCTTGCTTCGCGCGGATTGGATATTCCGGAGATTGAATGCGTGATACATTATCAGCTGCCGCATAACGAAGAAGCTTTTACACACCGTAACGGACGCACTGCACGCATGCACGCCAAGGGCACAGCTTACCTGCTTTTAACCGAAGAAGAAAATTTACCCTACCTGCAACAAAAACCCGAAGTTGAAACGCTGCCCGAAAAAAATATCATCCCTAAACCAACCCCATGGGCTACCTTATATATTGCCGCCGGTAAAAAAGATAAAGTGAATAAAGTGGATATTGTTGGCTTGTTGCTGCAAAAAGGCGGCTTGCAAAAAGATGAACTGGGTTTGATAGAAGTACGCGATCATGAGTCGTACGCGGCGGTTAAGCGTAACCGAATAGAACAAGCGGTAGCATTGATCAGGAATGAGAAGATCAAAAATAAAAAGGTTAAAATTGAGGTTTCAAAGTAG
- the ctlX gene encoding citrulline utilization hydrolase CtlX, which yields MSQLTSHLLMIRPVSFGFNEQTAESNAFQNRSADEQNIQAKALAEFDAFADKLRDNGLDVIVVDDTVEPHTPDSIFPNNWVSFHSDGSVYLYPMQAKNRRLERRADVIENLKKKFTVSKVDDLSYFENQNQFLEGTGSMVLDRVNKVAYACLSPRTDEQVITGFCRKSGYQAVLFNAVDEHGKAIYHTNVLMCIGDQFVVICLEAIPDVVQRDNLISLFANTHKEILVISQQQLNEFAGNMLELQNKAGQRLLVMSARAHASLTAEQIKILEKHCKIVSADLDMIESIGGGSARCMLAEVHLPLRVS from the coding sequence ATGAGTCAACTAACATCACATCTATTGATGATCCGCCCGGTAAGCTTCGGCTTTAACGAACAAACGGCCGAAAGCAATGCATTTCAGAACAGAAGTGCCGACGAGCAAAATATTCAAGCCAAAGCCCTGGCCGAATTTGACGCTTTCGCGGATAAGCTGCGGGACAATGGCTTGGACGTGATTGTTGTTGACGATACCGTTGAGCCGCATACGCCCGATTCTATTTTCCCCAACAACTGGGTGTCATTCCATAGCGACGGCTCCGTTTACTTATATCCTATGCAGGCCAAAAACCGCCGTTTGGAGCGCAGGGCAGATGTGATTGAAAACCTAAAAAAAAAATTCACGGTCAGCAAGGTTGACGACCTCAGTTATTTTGAAAACCAAAACCAATTTCTGGAGGGCACGGGTAGCATGGTACTTGACCGTGTAAACAAAGTGGCCTATGCCTGTTTATCCCCACGTACCGATGAGCAGGTTATCACTGGGTTTTGCCGTAAGAGCGGCTATCAAGCTGTATTATTTAACGCTGTTGATGAGCATGGTAAAGCTATTTACCATACCAATGTACTGATGTGCATAGGCGATCAATTTGTGGTGATATGCCTTGAAGCTATTCCGGATGTGGTACAAAGGGATAACTTAATCTCCTTATTTGCCAACACCCATAAAGAGATATTGGTTATCTCACAGCAACAACTCAACGAGTTTGCCGGCAATATGCTTGAGTTACAAAACAAAGCGGGCCAGCGCTTGTTGGTTATGTCGGCAAGGGCGCATGCATCGCTCACCGCCGAACAAATTAAAATACTTGAAAAACATTGTAAAATTGTTAGTGCGGATTTGGATATGATTGAAAGTATTGGCGGCGGAAGTGCCCGTTGCATGCTGGCAGAAGTACATTTACCACTTCGCGTATCGTAA
- a CDS encoding arginine decarboxylase, with protein sequence MQSYEEFIDLSVGFPQEGFEVYDDELYFHDLNLMEMIETYGTPLRFTYLPIISKKIQQAKLLFQQAIIKNNYRGTYKYCYCTKSSHFKHIVEEALKNEIHLETSSAFDMPMIDALEKKGLLNKEMTVICNGFKTFQYKQYIIDMLHDGFSNIIPVLDNKEEFNIYDDEVEMSTPCNLGIRIAAEEQPDSQFYTSRLGVRIEDVIDFYYNKIEKNPNFRVKLLHFFINSGISDTPYYWNELEKYVTLYCKFKKINPDLDTLDIGGGMPFKDSLVFDFDYEYMVNEIVSRIKEICAEHDVMEPDIITEFGKYTVAEASGILYKVLGRKQQNDRERWLMLDGSFITNLPDVWALNQKYVLLPINNWDSEYERVNLGGITCDGQDYYNQEAHMNSVFMPKTRKVQYVGFFHTGAYQEVLSGYGGIHHCLLPSPKHVIIRRNRDETFNFEVFGEEQNSKQVLKILGYTT encoded by the coding sequence ATGCAGAGTTACGAGGAATTTATTGACCTGAGCGTGGGTTTCCCGCAAGAGGGTTTTGAGGTTTATGATGATGAACTTTATTTTCATGATCTCAATTTAATGGAGATGATAGAAACGTATGGTACTCCCTTGCGGTTTACTTATCTGCCTATCATATCAAAAAAAATACAGCAAGCCAAACTGTTGTTTCAGCAGGCCATCATCAAAAACAATTATCGCGGAACTTATAAATACTGCTATTGCACTAAAAGTTCGCATTTTAAGCATATTGTTGAAGAGGCCCTCAAAAACGAGATCCACCTGGAAACATCCTCGGCTTTTGATATGCCGATGATTGACGCACTGGAAAAGAAAGGCCTTTTGAATAAGGAGATGACCGTTATTTGCAACGGCTTTAAAACTTTCCAGTACAAACAGTATATTATTGATATGCTGCACGATGGTTTCAGCAATATTATCCCGGTGTTAGATAACAAAGAGGAATTTAACATTTATGATGATGAGGTTGAAATGAGCACGCCTTGTAACCTGGGTATCAGGATTGCAGCGGAAGAACAGCCTGATTCGCAGTTTTATACTTCGCGCCTGGGTGTACGCATTGAAGATGTGATCGATTTTTATTATAATAAAATTGAGAAGAACCCTAACTTCAGGGTTAAGTTATTGCACTTCTTTATCAATTCGGGCATCTCGGATACACCTTATTACTGGAACGAATTAGAGAAATATGTAACCCTGTATTGCAAATTCAAAAAGATCAACCCCGATCTGGATACCCTGGATATTGGCGGCGGCATGCCTTTCAAGGATTCGTTGGTATTTGATTTTGATTACGAATACATGGTGAACGAGATTGTGAGCCGTATTAAAGAGATTTGTGCCGAGCACGATGTAATGGAACCGGATATTATTACCGAATTTGGCAAATACACGGTAGCCGAAGCATCGGGCATTTTATACAAGGTTTTAGGCCGCAAGCAACAAAACGACCGCGAGCGCTGGCTAATGCTGGATGGTTCCTTCATCACTAACCTGCCGGATGTTTGGGCGCTTAACCAAAAATATGTGCTGCTGCCCATCAACAATTGGGACTCTGAATACGAGCGTGTCAACTTAGGCGGCATCACTTGCGACGGCCAGGATTACTACAACCAAGAGGCCCACATGAACAGTGTGTTTATGCCTAAAACCCGAAAAGTGCAATATGTAGGCTTTTTCCATACCGGTGCTTACCAGGAAGTTTTAAGCGGATACGGTGGTATACACCATTGCTTGCTGCCATCGCCAAAACATGTCATCATCCGCCGCAACCGCGACGAAACCTTTAACTTTGAGGTTTTTGGCGAGGAACAGAACAGTAAACAGGTATTAAAAATATTAGGCTATACAACCTGA
- the trpA gene encoding tryptophan synthase subunit alpha has translation MNRLNKLFAEKQTNLLSIYFTAGHPALNTTVDIAEALERAGADFLEIGFPYSDPLADGPTIQDSSLTALNNGMNLNVLFEELAELRSRVNIPVLLMGYANPMVQYGVERFCKKAAEVGVDGVIVPDLPMYEYEKLYSQYFTDNGLTNIFLVTPQTAEDRIRKIDELSNCFIYLLSSSSITGKSLELNDMVDTYFKRIEDLKLNNPTVVGFGIAGKAAFDKACQYNSGAIVGSAFVKYLNSTEDYLAGIPQFIKQFKG, from the coding sequence ATGAACAGACTGAACAAGCTTTTTGCCGAAAAACAAACAAACCTGTTATCCATATACTTTACCGCCGGACATCCCGCCTTAAATACCACCGTTGATATTGCCGAAGCGCTGGAAAGGGCAGGGGCCGACTTCCTGGAAATCGGCTTCCCTTATTCTGATCCGCTGGCAGATGGGCCTACGATACAGGATAGCTCGTTAACGGCACTAAACAACGGCATGAACCTTAATGTGCTTTTTGAGGAACTGGCCGAATTGCGAAGCAGGGTAAATATACCCGTGTTGCTCATGGGCTATGCTAACCCGATGGTTCAGTACGGTGTGGAGCGTTTCTGTAAAAAGGCGGCCGAAGTAGGAGTAGATGGCGTTATTGTTCCGGATTTGCCGATGTATGAGTATGAAAAATTATATAGCCAGTATTTTACGGATAACGGCTTAACCAATATATTTTTGGTAACGCCGCAAACAGCTGAAGACCGCATCCGCAAAATTGACGAGTTAAGCAACTGCTTTATCTACCTGTTATCGTCCTCATCCATCACCGGCAAAAGTTTGGAGCTGAACGATATGGTAGATACCTATTTTAAACGCATTGAAGATTTAAAATTGAACAACCCAACGGTAGTGGGCTTTGGTATAGCCGGTAAAGCAGCATTTGATAAGGCTTGCCAGTACAACAGCGGGGCCATTGTGGGCAGCGCCTTTGTAAAGTATTTAAACAGTACCGAAGATTACCTTGCTGGGATTCCCCAATTTATAAAGCAATTTAAGGGATAA
- the trpB gene encoding tryptophan synthase subunit beta: MMNYGVNDLGYYGDFGGAYIPEMLYPNIEELRQQYLDITSDEAFVAEFNQLMKDYVGRPSPLYRAKRFSEKYGANIFFKREDLNHTGSHKINNAIGQILLAIKLGKKRIIAETGAGQHGVATATVCALKGIECVVYMGEIDMERQAPNVARMKMLGATVIPATSGSKTLKDATNEAMRDWINNPVDTHYIIGSVVGPYPYPDMVARFQSIISEETKKQLLEQTGKELPDYAMACVGGGSNAMGMFYHFLDDESVKLIAVEAAGKGVDTGHSAATTMLGREGILHGSRTILMQTDDGQVVEPYSISAGLDYPGIGPQHAHLYKINRAQYVSITDDEALQAGLLCCQLEGIIPAIETAHALAYLDKMKFNTDDNVVICLSGRGDKDLTTYINHFGF, from the coding sequence ATGATGAATTACGGAGTTAACGATTTAGGGTATTACGGAGATTTTGGCGGAGCTTACATTCCGGAAATGCTCTATCCAAATATTGAGGAACTGCGCCAGCAATATCTCGATATTACATCCGATGAAGCTTTTGTAGCCGAGTTTAATCAGCTGATGAAAGATTATGTGGGCCGTCCGTCGCCATTATATCGTGCAAAGCGGTTTTCGGAGAAGTATGGCGCTAACATATTTTTTAAACGCGAGGATCTGAATCATACCGGTTCGCACAAAATAAACAATGCCATCGGGCAGATCCTGTTGGCTATCAAACTCGGCAAAAAACGCATCATTGCCGAAACCGGCGCCGGGCAGCATGGCGTGGCCACCGCTACGGTATGTGCTTTAAAGGGTATAGAATGCGTGGTTTACATGGGCGAGATTGATATGGAGCGCCAGGCCCCTAACGTGGCCCGCATGAAAATGCTGGGAGCGACCGTGATACCGGCAACATCGGGCAGTAAAACCTTAAAGGACGCTACCAACGAGGCCATGCGCGATTGGATTAACAACCCTGTTGATACGCATTACATTATCGGATCGGTAGTGGGGCCTTATCCTTATCCTGATATGGTAGCACGTTTTCAATCTATCATATCCGAAGAAACCAAAAAACAATTATTGGAGCAAACCGGCAAAGAGCTTCCCGATTATGCGATGGCTTGCGTTGGAGGCGGCAGTAACGCGATGGGCATGTTCTATCATTTTTTGGATGATGAAAGCGTAAAGCTTATTGCTGTAGAAGCCGCCGGCAAAGGCGTAGATACAGGGCACTCAGCCGCTACAACCATGCTTGGCCGTGAAGGTATTTTGCATGGCAGCCGTACCATTTTAATGCAGACCGATGACGGCCAGGTTGTGGAACCTTATTCCATTTCCGCCGGGTTGGATTATCCAGGTATAGGCCCGCAACATGCGCATTTATACAAAATTAACCGCGCCCAATATGTAAGCATTACTGATGATGAAGCCTTGCAGGCAGGGTTATTATGTTGCCAGCTGGAAGGCATTATCCCGGCTATTGAAACGGCGCACGCCCTGGCTTATTTAGATAAAATGAAGTTTAATACTGACGATAATGTGGTGATCTGCTTATCTGGTCGCGGCGACAAGGATTTAACAACATACATTAACCACTTCGGATTTTGA
- a CDS encoding phosphoribosylanthranilate isomerase, whose amino-acid sequence MKIKVCGLKDPENIKAISALSPDYMGFICYGLSPRFIAELEPEVLEALPDTVYKTAVFVNESKATIDNLINQFDFNAIQLHGDESPEFSQSFKPKVKVFKAFGVDDDFDFNQLGVYADSVDYFMFDTKTEGYGGSGRAFNWNILENYTLDKPFFICGGISLDNLERIAEIKHPRFYGVDLNSRFETEPGKKDVQKLTKAFEILRQSIT is encoded by the coding sequence GTGAAGATCAAAGTTTGCGGTTTGAAAGACCCTGAAAATATCAAAGCGATATCAGCATTATCTCCCGATTATATGGGCTTTATATGCTATGGCCTATCGCCCAGATTTATTGCGGAGCTGGAGCCCGAGGTATTGGAGGCCTTGCCCGATACGGTTTACAAAACCGCAGTGTTTGTAAACGAGAGCAAAGCAACTATTGATAATTTAATAAACCAGTTTGATTTTAATGCTATACAGTTGCATGGAGATGAAAGTCCTGAATTTAGCCAGTCGTTTAAACCTAAAGTGAAAGTTTTTAAAGCCTTTGGCGTGGACGATGATTTCGACTTTAACCAGCTGGGTGTGTATGCAGACAGTGTTGATTATTTTATGTTTGATACCAAAACAGAAGGATACGGCGGTTCGGGCAGGGCTTTTAACTGGAATATCCTGGAGAATTACACTTTAGATAAACCCTTTTTTATTTGTGGAGGCATCAGCCTGGATAATCTGGAAAGGATAGCCGAAATTAAACATCCCCGCTTTTACGGTGTTGATCTGAATAGCCGTTTTGAAACCGAGCCAGGAAAAAAAGATGTACAGAAATTAACCAAAGCGTTTGAAATACTAAGACAATCAATTACATGA
- the trpD gene encoding anthranilate phosphoribosyltransferase — translation MKSILNHLFEYKTFSKEESKVILTNIAQGKYNNSQMAAFMTAYCMRNITVDELEGFRDAMLELCLPVELEANQLIDLCGTGGDGKDTFNISTLASFVVAGAGYKVAKHGNYGVSSGCGSSNVMEYLGYKFTNDISTIKKNIDEAGICFLHAPLFHPAMKTVAPIRKELGVKTFFNMLGPLVNPARPQNQIVGVFSLELARLYAYLYQKSAKNYTILHALEGYDEVSLTCDFKTFSKSGEKINTLTELGFDRLNPSEIAGGNTVPESADIFISVLVGEATVAQNNVVLCNAALAIQTLQPQKSFADCFYEAEESLLSKKALISFKKINNN, via the coding sequence ATGAAATCTATATTAAATCATCTTTTCGAATACAAAACCTTTAGCAAAGAGGAGTCGAAAGTAATTTTAACCAATATTGCCCAGGGTAAATACAATAACTCGCAAATGGCAGCCTTCATGACGGCCTATTGCATGCGTAACATTACGGTAGACGAATTGGAAGGTTTTCGTGATGCCATGCTGGAGTTATGCCTGCCGGTTGAACTGGAGGCGAATCAACTGATTGACCTTTGTGGCACCGGTGGCGATGGTAAGGATACTTTTAATATCTCAACACTGGCGTCGTTTGTAGTGGCAGGAGCAGGGTATAAAGTGGCCAAGCACGGTAATTATGGGGTTTCGTCGGGCTGCGGATCGTCCAATGTAATGGAATACCTGGGCTATAAATTCACCAACGATATCAGTACCATCAAAAAAAACATAGACGAAGCCGGAATATGTTTTTTACATGCCCCCCTATTTCATCCCGCCATGAAAACCGTGGCGCCCATCCGCAAAGAGTTAGGCGTGAAAACGTTTTTTAACATGCTTGGGCCCCTGGTTAACCCCGCAAGGCCACAAAACCAGATTGTAGGGGTATTTAGCCTGGAGCTGGCGCGGTTATACGCTTATCTGTATCAAAAGTCGGCTAAAAATTATACCATTCTGCATGCTTTGGAGGGGTACGATGAGGTGTCGCTCACTTGCGATTTTAAAACTTTCAGTAAATCAGGAGAGAAGATCAATACCCTTACCGAACTCGGTTTCGATCGCTTAAACCCCAGTGAAATTGCGGGGGGTAATACCGTTCCCGAATCGGCAGACATTTTTATCAGCGTGCTGGTAGGCGAGGCTACAGTAGCTCAAAATAACGTGGTATTGTGTAACGCGGCCCTGGCTATACAAACGCTGCAGCCACAAAAAAGCTTTGCCGATTGTTTTTACGAAGCCGAAGAATCGCTGTTAAGCAAAAAAGCGCTGATCAGTTTTAAAAAAATAAATAATAATTAA